Below is a genomic region from Microbacterium sp. KUDC0406.
GGCGACCCGGACGAGGGCGACGTGGTCACCGCCGACTCGCTCACCGTGGCGCTGCGCACCGCGGTCGCGCACGATGCGGGCGACCTCGATGTCGAACTGCATGTCGGCGAGGTCGCGCTGCGCGTGCAGGTCTCCGACGGTGAGCTCGGCATCGCGCAGCTCGCCCCGCCGGCTCCGCCCGTGGGCGGCCGGCTCCCCGACGGAGAGGCCGACGCGGTGATCGTCGCAGGCCCCGGCATCCGTCGTCTCATCGCGGGGGAGGTGACCGCCGCCGAGGCGATCGCCCAGAATCTCGTCGCCGTGGTGCGCGGCGACGAGCGGATGCTGGAGGAGTTCGCATCCGCCTTCCACATCGCACCGATACCGAGGCGAGTTCTCTCATGACCGGACGCATCATCATCGACCTGTTCACCACGCTCGACGGCGTCGCCCAGGCGCCCGGCGGGCCCGAGGAGGACGAATCGGGCGCCTTCCCGTTCGGCGGCTGGCAGGCCGGCTATCCGAGCGAGGCCGTCATGCGCAGCGTGAGCGCGGGGATGCAGACCCTCGACGCGCTGCTGCTGGGCCGGCGCACCTACGACATCTTCGCCGGGTACTGGCCGCTGCACACCACCGGACCGGAGGGGTTCATCGGGCAGCTGTTCGACCGGGTGCCGAAGTACGTCGCCTCGCGGGATGCCGGCATCGAGCTCGACTGGCAGGGATCGACGCGCGTCGGCGACGACCTGGCATCCGAGATCGCGGCCATGCGCGAGAAGCACCTCGACGTGCACGTGATCGGCAGCATCGACTTCGTGCAGACGCTGCTCGCCGAGCAGCTCTACGACGAGCTGCAGCTCTGGGTGTACCCGGTGGTGCTCGGGCAGGGCAAGAAGGTGTTCCCCGACGGCGCGGCGCCCGCGAACATGCAGCTGCTGAGCGCCGAATCCGGAGACGGCGGTGCCCTGCTGCTGCGCTACGCGCCGCTGCCGGGTGAGGTGCGCACCGGTGTGATGGGGGCGTGAGCCCACCCGACCTGTGTGAGTGCGACGGCGGGTCGCGCTCCGATGCTTCCTCTCGGGCCTCCTGACGTATAGATTCATCCCGATGCGTCGTGGGCCGCGACGGAGACGTTGGTTGGTGCGCACGGCGGAGTCGCCGTGCGCTTTCGCTCGGAGGAGTGCGGATGGCGCGATCGCGCTCGCACGCAGGGATGCGTGCGGTTGCAGCCGGAATGACGGCATTGGTGATGGTTCTGGCGGGTGCCGGGGCGGCGAGCGCGGAGGAAGCCCCACCGCCCGTCGTGCAGGAGACGACGACGGATGCCGTCGCGGCGGATGCTGCGACGACGGGCGCGTCGGAGGAGGGGACTCCGGATGCAGAGGTGACGGATCCCGCGGCAGCGGCGGAGGACGCCGCCGAAGACGAGACGGCGGCGCCCTCGGGTCAGGACGAGTCGGCGGAAGCCGCAGGGCCGGCCGATCCTGCGGAGCCGGCTCCGCAGGAAGTGCCCGCGCCCGCTGAACCCGCGGCGCCCGCACCGGAGAAGCGCGCGGTCGCACGGCAGGCGGACGATGAGCCGGAGCAGCCCGCCGGAACGGCCCGGATCAGCGGCACCGTGACCAGCGATGCCGACGGCGCGCCGATCGAGGGTGTCTGGGCGCTCGCCTACGACGTGAGCGACTGGACGTACTTCTCCGCCTACACCGGACCCGATGGTGCGTATGAGATCGAGGGCCTGCCGGAGGGCGACTACCACGTCCAGTTCGACAGCGGCGGAACCGGCTTCGTCCCGGAGTACTGGGAGGACGCCCCCGACGCGTGGGACGCGCAGACGATCGGTCTCGCGGAAGGCCAGAACCTGCAGGGCATCGATGCCGGGCTCGCCATGGGCGGCACGATCAGCGGCACGGTCACGAGCGCGGCCGGTTCGCCGCTGCAGTTCGCGTGGATCACTGCGTCTGGCCAGAACGGCGGGTACGGTTCCGCGTCCACCGACGAGAACGGCGAGTACACGATGACCGGCCTGCCGGGGGACTCGTATCGGATCATGTTCGACTCGCCGCCGGATGAGGGCTATGTCACCGAGTACTGGGAGGACGCGGCGGATGTCGAGACCGCGACGTCGGTCGAGCTCGCACCGGGCGGTGCGATTACGGGGATCGATGCGCAGCTGGACGAGGGCGGCGTGATCGAGGGCACGGTGACTCGGGAGAGCGACGGCTCACCGGTGTCCGACGTCGACGTCATCGTGGCCGGTGAGGACGGCTTCGTGAGCGGCACGGCACGGACGGATGCCGAGGGCAGGTACCGGATCGATTCGCTGCGCAGCGGTGTCTACACCGTCACGTTCTCGCCCGACGCCGATCCGACGCTCGTCTACGAGCTGTGGGACGGCGCGCGAAACGTGGATGACGCCACCCCGGTGACGGTCACGCAGGGCGAGACCGTCACCGGCATCGACGCGTCGCTGCAGCAGGCCGCCATGATCAGCGGAATGGTGACGCGCGCCGACGGCGGGGATCTGACCGCGGTGTCGGTGAACGCCTACGGAGACGACGGCGAGTCCTACAGCGGATCGGTGCAGGCGGACGGCTCGTACACGCTCTCCGTCACGGAGGGGACGTACATCGTGGAGTTCAGGGCGAACGACGGATCTCTCACCACCGAGTACTGGCAGAACGTGCTCGACTACGCGCTGGCGACGCCGGTCGCGGTGGGATCGGGCGAGGAGGTCACGGGCATCGACGCGGAGCTGGAGTCGACATCGGTCGTCACCGGACGGGTGACGCTGGGTTCGCACACGGATGTCTCGCATGACCTGTACGTCGAGGCGTTCGACGGCGAGCAGTGGGTCGCGATGTCCTGGGTCGGTGAGGACGGCGTCTTCCGGCTGTTCCTCCCTGCGGGGACGTACGCGCTGCGGGCGTCGGCCGTGTTCTACGACGGCCGGACCACGGTCGCTCCGCAGTACTTCGACCACGTTGCGACGCTCGACGAGGCGACGCCGATCATGGTCGGCGCGGGCGAGGAGCACGACGGTGTCGACTTCGCGCTGGGTGAGAGCACGCCCCCGGCGCCTGCGCCGGCGTTGACGCTCTCGGCGTCGTCGGTCGCTCCCGGCTCCGACGGTGACGGTGCACGGTGCGCACTTCACGCCCGGCCAGAAGGTGACGTTCGAGCTGCACTCGACGCCCGTCGAGCTGGGCACGGCGACCGTCGCCGACGACGGCACCCTCAGCGCGTCCTTCGCCATCCCCGCGGACACGGCGGCCGGGATGCACCGGCTCGTCGCGACCGATCCGGACGGGGCGCTGCTCGCGGCAGCGCCGCTGACCGTCACTCCGGCTGCTGCGCCGGACGGCGGTTCCGGCGCGAGAGATGCGTCAGGCGAAGGCGGACTCGCAACGACGGGCGGCGGCCTCCCGGCGTCCGCAGCGCTCCTCGCGCTGATGCTGCTGGCCGCCGGTGGCGTGCTCGTCCGCAGGAAGAGCGTCTCGACCCGCTGACCCCGCTCCGTTCCGGCCTCTCCCCGAGGGGCCGGAACGGAGTCAGTCCGCCAGCATCCGCTCGATCACCGCGGCGACGCCGTCGTCGGCGTTCGACGGGGCGTGCTCGTCCGCGGCATCCCGCACGGCCGGCTCGGCGTTCGCCATCGCGACGCCGCGGCCGGCCCAGCGCAGCAGCTCGAGGTCGTTCAAGGCATCGCCGAAGGCGATCACCTCCGACCGGTCGATGCCCAGGTGCGTGCACAGCTGTGCGACGCCGGTCGCCTTGGTGACGCCCTCGGCCATGACCTCGACGAAGGGAGCACCCGACAGCGTGGCCTCGAACCCCGTCAGACCCAGGCGCTGCAGGGCGGCGAAGATCTCCGGGATCGGCATCGACGGATGCCGGATCACGAGCTTCAGGCTCGGCGAGCCGAGCACGGCGTCGAGCGGCACGCCACCCATGGTCGCCGGGTCGCGCTTGTGGTCGCTGAGGTGGGCGAGGTCGGCGTAGCCGTGTTGGGCCACGAAGCTCTCACCGGCGTCGCGCACGCTCGCGAAGACGAGGTCGGGGATGACGGCGCCGAGCGCCTCGGCGAGCTGCTGCTGCACGAGGACCGGGATCTCCTCGGCGAACAGGTGCTCGCCCGTGGTCAGGTGCACGCCGTAGGCGCCGTTGCCGCACAGCGCCCAGTCGTCGAACCCCGCGCCGGCGGCGACCATCCGCAGGCCGATCGGCTGCCGCGCGGTCACGGGCACCGTGCGGATGCCCGCCGCTCGTGCAGCATCCAGTGCCGTCCTGGTACGAGGCGAGACCGTGCCGGCCTCGTTCAGCAGGGTGCCGTCGAGGTCGGTCGCGATCAGCCGGATCATCTGGGTCCCTGAGCTTTGCCTGCGGGTCTGAGCCTTGCCTGCGGGTCAGGCGAAGATCATCGGCATGTCGTCGTCGTCATCCGTGCCGCCGAGGTCGAGGTCGACGACCACGGGGACGTGGTCGCTGGGCTGCTCGCCCTTGCGCTCGTTGCGGTGGATGGTCGCGCCCGTGACGGCGTCGGCGAACGGCTTCGAGCCGAGGATGAAGTCGATGCGGACGCCCTCGTTGCGGGGGAATTTCAGGCGCTGGTAGTCCCAGTAGGTGAACCCCTCCGGGATCAGCGGGCGCACCACGTCGCTGACGCCCGCGGACTCGAGCGCGAAGAACGCCGCGCGCTCCTCGGGGGAGACGTGCGTGGACCGGCCGATGACGATGTCGGGGTCGCCGTTGTCCTCGTCGAACGGGATGATGTTGAAGTCGCCGACCAGGGCGAGCGGGAGGTCGGGGTTCGCCGCCGTCTCGGCCGCGGTCGCCTCGCGCAGTGCGTTCAGCCAGTGCAGCTTGTACGCCAGGTGCGGGTCGCCGAGGGCGCGGCCGTTGGGCACGTACAGGCTCCACACCCGCACCCCGCCGACCGTCGCGCCCAGCGCGCGGGCCTCGAGCGGAGCATCCGGGCCCTCGTGGCCCTTCGCGAAGCCCGGCATCCCGGCGAAGTGCGTCTCGACGTCGGTGATCGGCTCGCGGCTGACGATCGCGACGCCGTTCCACTGGTTCAGGCCGTGCGCCTCGACGTGGTAGCCGGCGTCTTCGAACGGCCCGTACGGGAACTGCTCGGGCCTGCACTTGATCTCCTGCAGGGCGAGCACGTCGATGTCCTCGCGCACCACGAAATCGACGGCGCGGCTCACGCGGGTGCGGATCGAGTTGATGTTCCAGGTGGCCAGACGCATGGTTCCAGCCTATTGGTGGGGTCGGACGTCACCCGCCGCACAGCGAGGGTTGGTCGTTGAGCGAGCGAAGCGAGACGAAACGCCCCCACGGATGTGAAGGCGTTTCGTCTCGCTCCTTCGTCGCTCGCTCGACGACCGGAAGGCGTCAGGCCTGCTCCGCCTTCTTCTCGCGGCGCAGTCCGTGCAGCAGCGGCTCGGTGTAGCCGCTGGGCTGCGCGGCGCCCTCCACGATCAGGCGGCGGGCCGCGGTGTACGCGATCCCGGGCTTCTCGCCTTCGGTGAAGGCCAGCTTCTCGTAGTTCGGGTCGCCGGCGTTCTGCTCGTCGACCACCACGGCGAGGCGGCGCAGGCTGTCGTCGATCTGCTCCTCGGTGATCACGCCGTGGGTCAGCCAGTTGGCCAGCAGCTGGCTGGAGATGCGCAGCGTGGCGCGGTCCTCCATCAGGCCGACGTCGTGGATGTCGGGCACCTTCGAGACGCCGATGCCCTGGTCGACCCAGCGCACCACGTATCCCAGGATCGACTGCACGTTGTTGTCGATCTCGATGGCGACCACCTCATCGGTCAGATCGCCGTCAGCGGCGAGCGGCGGCACCAGCAGTGCGTCCAGCGCCTCCTCGACGACCGGCGGCAGGGTCGCGCGCACGGCGAACGGG
It encodes:
- a CDS encoding winged helix-turn-helix transcriptional regulator — encoded protein: MAARSYGQYCGVTTAVELVGERWALLIIRDLLVGPRRYTDLKQGLPRIPTNILSTRLKELQEGGVVRRVPLLNCGLVYELTPYGRALEPIVLALARWGFQAMGDPDEGDVVTADSLTVALRTAVAHDAGDLDVELHVGEVALRVQVSDGELGIAQLAPPAPPVGGRLPDGEADAVIVAGPGIRRLIAGEVTAAEAIAQNLVAVVRGDERMLEEFASAFHIAPIPRRVLS
- a CDS encoding dihydrofolate reductase family protein is translated as MTGRIIIDLFTTLDGVAQAPGGPEEDESGAFPFGGWQAGYPSEAVMRSVSAGMQTLDALLLGRRTYDIFAGYWPLHTTGPEGFIGQLFDRVPKYVASRDAGIELDWQGSTRVGDDLASEIAAMREKHLDVHVIGSIDFVQTLLAEQLYDELQLWVYPVVLGQGKKVFPDGAAPANMQLLSAESGDGGALLLRYAPLPGEVRTGVMGA
- a CDS encoding Cof-type HAD-IIB family hydrolase encodes the protein MIRLIATDLDGTLLNEAGTVSPRTRTALDAARAAGIRTVPVTARQPIGLRMVAAGAGFDDWALCGNGAYGVHLTTGEHLFAEEIPVLVQQQLAEALGAVIPDLVFASVRDAGESFVAQHGYADLAHLSDHKRDPATMGGVPLDAVLGSPSLKLVIRHPSMPIPEIFAALQRLGLTGFEATLSGAPFVEVMAEGVTKATGVAQLCTHLGIDRSEVIAFGDALNDLELLRWAGRGVAMANAEPAVRDAADEHAPSNADDGVAAVIERMLAD
- a CDS encoding exodeoxyribonuclease III, translating into MRLATWNINSIRTRVSRAVDFVVREDIDVLALQEIKCRPEQFPYGPFEDAGYHVEAHGLNQWNGVAIVSREPITDVETHFAGMPGFAKGHEGPDAPLEARALGATVGGVRVWSLYVPNGRALGDPHLAYKLHWLNALREATAAETAANPDLPLALVGDFNIIPFDEDNGDPDIVIGRSTHVSPEERAAFFALESAGVSDVVRPLIPEGFTYWDYQRLKFPRNEGVRIDFILGSKPFADAVTGATIHRNERKGEQPSDHVPVVVDLDLGGTDDDDDMPMIFA